The following are encoded together in the Cheilinus undulatus linkage group 3, ASM1832078v1, whole genome shotgun sequence genome:
- the dnajc16l gene encoding dnaJ homolog subfamily C member 16: protein MEAMTVSRTSRHPRICPAILAVFLLILTVQVVKTSSEFDPYKMLGVSRSASQAEIKKAYKNLAKEWHPDKNKDPKAEDMFIKISKSYEILSNEERRSNFDRYGQMDENQPFGQSQHHGFRGFHNSFYFDESFFHFPRSRDFADSKYLLHHAQFNSDVLPDSHKRPYLIKVTSEWCFACIHIEPVWKETVLELEPLGVGIGIVDLGYERRLANQLGAHRAPSIIGLVNGRVTFFHQAVVREHLRQFIEDLLPQKLVEKVTDNNYLTFLDNWHAENKPSILLFDQVPSAPLMYKLTAFAFREYVRFGYVDQGEMHNTRMLRQFNINTYAPTMLLFKEDTERPVDIIQARGMKRQIMDEFVSNNKFLQVPRLVNQQLFDELCPIKQFHRRRKYCVLLITGEDQAFLSGNKAFLDFATANSKEVLRFAYVYQRLQQPLCQALLHNQAAFSPQVVILERRSQAGRVLYRSVSGGWNGSEEDKYRLHEQLELLQKDPTYLTSDATLPELNNEMAPMFIIQWMNAAYDYILQVYDDLLYSNWREMMPILSLIFSALFILFGTVIIQAFSEPGESKPRKSKPKEQPQTEEDASSRASTTSRAPKKDFVEVTELTDLTYTSNLVKLRPGHINVVLVLTNASKTALLRKFAKEVFSFSGTHNLHFSFLNADKHQHWMPSLLRSSLAAQDQGRDDYEESSDYSGHVLALNGHKKYFCLFKPVFTGDDPHDSLSETSFSSDSRRQSRSRSRSSSHSRSRSHSRDNGAGGKRGSSRATSIEVHHKLDRLGLWMERLMEGTLPRLQVPAWPILDETTNNFSAES, encoded by the exons ATGGAAGCGATGACGGTTAGCAGGACCAGCCGACATCCTCGGATATGTCCAGCAATTCTTGCAGTTTTTCTGTTAATTTTGACTGTGCAGGTTGTAAAAACATCCTCCGAATTTGACCCCTACAAAATGTTGGGTGTCAGCAGGAGTGCGAGTCAAGCAGAAATCAAAAAGGCTTACAAGAACCTCGCAAAGGAATG GCACCCAGACAAGAACAAGGACCCCAAAGCTGAGGACATGTTCATAAAGATTTCCAAATCATATGAG ATTCTGTCCAATGAGGAACGGAGGTCCAACTTTGACCGTtatggacagatggatgaaaACCAGCCCTTTGGGCAGTCACAGCATCATGGTTTCCGTGGCTTCCACAACAGCTTCTATTTTGATGAGTCCTTTTTCCATTTCCCCAG GTCCAGGGACTTTGCAGACAGCAAGTACCTGCTTCACCATGCACAGTTTAACAGCGATGTCCTACCAGACAGCCACAAGAGGCCGTACCTCATCAAAGTGACCTCTGAGTGGTGCTTCGCATGCATCCATATAGAGCCTGTGTGGAAGGAGACAGTGCTGGAGCTGGAGCCTCTGG GTGTTGGCATCGGCATTGTGGATTTGGGATATGAGCGCCGCCTGGCCAACCAGCTGGGAGCCCACCGTGCACCCTCCATCATTGGGCTGGTGAACGGCAGGGTGACCTTCTTCCATCAAGCGGTGGTTCGTGAACACCTGCGACAGTTCATAGAAGATCTGCTGCCTCAGAAACTGGTGGAAAAG gTCACTGACAACAACTATCTGACTTTTCTGGATAACTGGCATGCTGAAAATAAGCCAAGTATTCTCTTGTTTGACCAAGTCCCTTCTGCCCCTCTAATGTACAAA TTAACAGCGTTTGCCTTCAGAGAATATGTCCGCTTCGGCTATGTGGATCAGGGTGAAATGCATAACACTCGAATGCTGCGTCAGTTCAACATAAACACATACGCCCCCACCATGCTGCTCTTTAAGGAGGATACAGAGAGGCCAGTCGACATCATCCAG gCCAGAGGGATGAAGCGACAGATCATGGATGAGTTTGTCTCTAACAACAAGTTCCTGCAGGTGCCGCGGCTGGTCAACCAGCAGCTGTTTGACGAGCTCTGTCCTATTAAACAGTTTCATCGTCGGAGGAA GTACTGTGTGCTTCTGATCACAGGGGAAGACCAAGCCTTTCTCTCAGGCAATAAGGCCTTCCTGGACTTTGCAACAGCTAACAGTAAAGAGGTGCTGCGGTTTGCATATGTCTACCAGCGACTCCAGCAGCCTCTCTGTCAGGCTCTGCTCCACAATCAGGCTGCTTTCTCACCTCAG GTTGTGATTCTGGAGAGGCGAAGCCAGGCTGGCAGGGTTCTTTACCGCTCTGTGAGTGGTGGCTGGAACGGCAGTGAAGAAGATAAATACCGTCTACACGAACAGCTAGAGCTCCTTCAGAAAGACCCTACCTACCTGACCTCAGACGCCACCCTGCCTGAACTGAACAACGAGATGGCTCCA ATGTTTATAATTCAGTGGATGAATGCTGCCTATGATTACATCCTTCAAGTATATGATGACCTCCTCTACTCAAACTG GCGAGAGATGATGCCCATCCTGTCATTGATCTTCTCTGCCCTCTTCATCCTTTTTGGCACAGTCATTATTCAGGCCTTCAG TGAGCCTGGTGAAAGCAAACCACGGAAATCCAAGCCAAAGGAGCAACCACAAACTGAGGAGGATGCTTCAAGCAGAGCCAGTACAACAAG CCGTGCTCCTAAGAAAGACTTTGTAGaagtgacagagctgacagatcTCACATATACCAGCAATTTGGTCAAACTAAGGCCAGGACACATCAACGTTGTTCTGGTTCTCACCAACGCCTCCAAGACAGCCCTGCTTAGGAAATTTGCAAAGGAGGTTTTCTCTTTCTCTGG GACTCATAACCTGCACTTTTCCTTCCTCAACGCTGATAAACACCAACACTGGATGCCATCGCTCCTTCGCTCATCCCTTGCTGCTCAGGACCAGGGCCGTGATGATTACGAGGAGTCGTCAGACTACTCCGGCCATGTTCTGGCTCTCAATGGCCACAAGAAATACttctgcctctttaaacctGTCTTCACAGGGGATGATCCCCACGACTCTTTATCCGAGACCTCGTTCTCCTCTGACAGCAGGAGACAATCTAGGTCAAGGTCCAGATCCAGCTCCCACTCTAGGTCCCGGTCCCATTCCAGGGACAATGGGGCTGGAGGGAAGAGAGGCTCCAGCAGGGCCACGAGCATCGAGGTTCACCACAAGCTGGATAGGCTGGGACTGTGGATGGAGAGGCTAATGGAGGGGACACTGCCCAGACTACAGGTGCCTGCATGGCCCATACTGGATGAAACTACAAACAACTTTTCTGCAGAGAGCTGA